The genomic stretch GCCTCACGGGAAAGCGTGCAGCGCCAATGCACGGCCTTGTAATCCGCCGCCACAGACGGCGCACGCAGGCGATCCACGCGCATGTCCAATTGCCCCTGCGGCAGGTTCGGATCCCAGCGGACGCGCATATCGACGCCATCGAGCTTCACAACCGAGGTGTGAATTCGCTGCACTTTGACGTGCGCCGAGCGCGCATAAATCGGATTTGCAGAAAAACCCGACAGAGCGCCACACAGCAGGGTGGCTAAAATGCGTTGCATCAGGAGAGAGTACTTATGTCGACGGAATCCGGGATGAAGCCACGCTTTCTATTGGTGGAAGACGACCCGCCTACGCGAATCTACTTGCGAGAGATCGCAACGATGCTACCTGCGAAGGTCGACGTCGCCTCGACCTGTGCCCAAGCGGCTCGGATGGCACGCAAGCGCAGCTATGACTTGTGGTTGTTTGATGCCAACTTGCCTGACGGCAGTGGTGCCGGGTTGTATCAGCAATTGCTGGCCGATCCCGAGGTCGGCAAACGCGCCCCGGTTGCAATCGCGCACACCGCAGAAATCGACATGGACTATCTCGACAAACTGTGTGCGTGTGGATTCAAAGAAGTCGTGCGCAAGCCCATCACCCCTGCCGGTTGGTTGGGGGCACTCCGTCGTGGTTTGGGCCTGCAAGCCGCATCCATTGAAGACCTTGAAGAATGGGATGACGACCACGCCATACGCGCATTGGGCGACTTCTCCAACGTCGACAAGTTGAGAACACTGTTTGTCAGCGAGCTGCCAGAGATGCAATCGAAGGCGCGTGTGGCGGTACAAGAAGGCGACGACACCGCACTGCGTGATGTCTTGCATCGACTCAAAGCCAGTTGTTCTTTGGTCGGCGCGAAACGACTGCTGGAATCCGTGCGCACGCTTTCAGCAGACCGCTCCTGCCCCAAAGCCTTTGCCGCCATGGACGAAGCCTTTGAGGTGACCTTGGCCACCTTCAGGACGACTGGATCTGCCTAAGCTCTGCCAGCATGTCCCAAGACTTGAGTCCCTTTCCGCCCAATTGATGCAAGATCAGTGCGCGCATCAAGCGGCGAATCGCATTGGACGTGTGCGTGTCCGGTTGCGCATCTGACGCGAGTGCAACCAGCGCTTCACCTGAAATCACCAAGCCGTCGTCCGCCGAATATTTGTCCGCGGCACGCGGTACAAAGCCACGCTCGAAGTCGAAGCGATAGTGCATCGTGTTCTCGATAAACGCGCCGAGGGCATCATGTGCCCAATCCGGGGCAAGCCCTAGCGCATCTAACAGGTCGCGTTCGAAGCGGCGGAGCGTCCAGGCAATCGGCGCACCGGCAGAGAGCAATGCGCGTGTGCGTCCGAAACTTACAAAGAGCTCAGGTTGCGCGTCGAACCTCGGTGCAAGACGCAGCGTCAATTCGTTTTGATAGAACGCGGCCAATAAGCGTTCGCCCGCCAAACTGATGCCACTATCGAGCGCCTCCGCTTGAATCAATCGCGCCAGCTCACCGCGTTGCTCTGCATCGAAACGAATGTACTGGCCCGGCGCCAGAGCCGCTTTCAGTGCGTGTTTCTTCGGACCGCGTACGCCGCGCGCTAACAGGCCTAGCCGACCATGGTGCGGCGTCAAGACTTCCACCAGCACACTCGTCTCGCGATAAGCCCGCGCATGAAGCACGTAGGCGGGCTCTCCGCTATAGCGCACGCTCAGTCCTGATAACCCAGTGCGCGCAATGCGGCTTCGTCATCTGACCAGCCCGCACGCACGCGAACAAAGGTCTGCAGGAAGACCTTGCGATCAAACGTACGCTCCATCTGGATCCGCGCCTTGGTGCCGATTTCGCGAATGCGTTGACCGCCCTGCCCGATCACGATGGCCTTCTGACTGTCGCGTTCCACAAGAATCACCGCACCGATGCGAAACATCGCGCCGTCTTCTTCAAACTGCTCGATTTCCACGGCCGTTGCGTACGGCAACTCCGCGCCCAGTTGCCGCATCAATTGTTCGCGCACAAATTCCGCTGCCATGAAACGCATGCTGCGATCTGTGATGTCGTCTTCGCTGTAGAGCGCGTCTTGCTCAGGCACGAGGCTGATCAAGGTTTCCACGAGCGCATCCAAGCCTTTTCGCTTCAACGCCGAAATCGGATGCACGCTGTGGAAACTGCGGCCTTCCGAGGCTTCAGCCAAGAAAGGCAAAATATCGGCCTTGTCGCGCGCACGATCCGTCTTATTCACGATCAAAACGACCGGCACACCGGCACTTTTCAGCGCGTCGTATGCCAAGGTGTCTTCGCTGTCCCACTTGCCCGATTCGACCACCAGAACCGCTGCATCCACGCCTTCCAATGCACCGCGCGCTGCACGATTCAGCACGCGGCTCATTGCTTTGTTTTGCGCGGCATGCAAACCCGGGGTATCCACCAAGACAAGTTGACCGGTTTCGAAGCTGGCAATGCCCAGCATGCGATGGCGTGTTGTTTGCGGTCGATCAGAGGTGATTGAAACTTTCGTTCCCACCAGCGCATTGATCAAAGTGGATTTGCCCACGTTCGGGCGGCCAATCACGGCGACATGGCCGGCACGGTAGCTGTTGGATTTCATCCGCCCATTGTCGCCGAAGCGCGAAGCTTGCGCTTCAACTCTTGATCAATTGGCTCAGCACGCGTTCCGCAGCGCGCGTTTCGGCTTGGCGCCTGGATTTCCCGCTGTCTTCTCCGAAAAGGCCGTCATCCAGCTGGCAGCGCACGAAAAAGGTACGTGCGTGCTCTTCACCCGTTTCGGACATCAGGGTATAGACAGGCAGGCTGCGCTGGCGCGCCTGCAACCATTCTTGCAGCAGCGTCTTGGCGTCTTTGCCAATGTCGCCTTTCGGATCCAAGGCGGCGATTCGCGGATCGAACCAAGGCAATACCACCTGCTTGCACGTCTCGATGCCGGCATCGAGATAAATCGCGCCGATGATGGCCTCTAGGGCGTCCGACAGAATCGACTCACGCCTGAATCCGCCGCTGCGAATTTCACCCGGCCCCATCAGCAAGCGATCGCCCAATGACAAGGTGCGCGCGATGGCCGCCAACGACGACTCACGTACTAGATCAGCTCGCATCCGGGTGAGCGCGCCTTCGTCTGCAGCAGGCCACTTCTTGAACAGCGCCTCGGCCACTAGGAAATTCACAATCGAATCGCCTAGAAATTCCAGGCGTTCGTTGTGCTCAGCACCCGCACTTCGATGCTTCAATGCACGCGTCAGCAAATTCGCGTCTTTGAACGTATGTCCGATCAAATCAATTTGCTGCATACGGTGCATCTCGAACTGTTAGATCAGTTCGAGGGTTCCTTGATTTCGAAGTTCGTCACCAGGTCAATGTTTGCGACCAACGGGATACGGCGTTCGTAGCTGTATTCCATCGCGCGCTCGCCATTTTCTGGGCGCAGCTGGATATCTTTGGGGTTGACCGCTTCGATGTCATTGACCTCAAAGCGCTTCTTAAGGGCTTCGCGAATGCTCGAAGCGTCGGAGCCGACACTGCTGTCTTGCGCCACTGACTTCATCGATTGCTTGACCTTCCCGTATTCGAGATAGGCGGGCAAAAGCTTCATCACCATCCAGGCGATGAACCCAAACACCATCAGAAAAACCAGAAAACCGGTCAATGACAGACCTTGTTGTGAACGACGCATTGCAGCTCCCCTCTACGAAATTGGTTGGTGCGACCTCGTATTAAGGTACACGGGTTCCGATACGTTTGAAATTGCTGAAGTTCATCCAGACGAACATGGCGCGCCCACGGAGGTTCGCCTCCGGCAGCATGCCCCAGAAGCGGCCATCCAGACTGTTGTCCCGGTTGTCACCCATCACGAAGTAATGGCCCTCGGGCACGATGACGTCTTGATCACCCATGGCGCCATTCAGCAATGAATCGCGCGAAATCAGGATCGGGTGCGGTGCGTGGCCCGGCAAGGCTTCAATGCGCAATTCCGAAGGAATCATCATGCCGCTTTGATCGGCCTCGAGCACTTGCTTCGTTGTGTAGCTCACGGGCTCGCCATTCACTTGCAGAATGCCCATGTGATAGTTGATCTTGTCGCCCGGCAGACCAATGACGCGCTTGACGTAATCGACACCCTTTTCCGGATCGGTTTCATCGCGACCCGGAAACTTGAAGACCACAACATCGCCCCGCTTCGGTTCGCCGAGGGCCAACACCTTCGTGTTGGTGATCGGCAGGCGCAAGCCGTACGAGAATTTGTTGACCAAGATGAAATCGCCAATCTGCAGCGACGGAATCATCGAGCCCGAAGGAATGCGGAACGGTTCTGCGACGAAGGTCCGTAGC from Lysobacter sp. HDW10 encodes the following:
- a CDS encoding response regulator, coding for MSTESGMKPRFLLVEDDPPTRIYLREIATMLPAKVDVASTCAQAARMARKRSYDLWLFDANLPDGSGAGLYQQLLADPEVGKRAPVAIAHTAEIDMDYLDKLCACGFKEVVRKPITPAGWLGALRRGLGLQAASIEDLEEWDDDHAIRALGDFSNVDKLRTLFVSELPEMQSKARVAVQEGDDTALRDVLHRLKASCSLVGAKRLLESVRTLSADRSCPKAFAAMDEAFEVTLATFRTTGSA
- the recO gene encoding DNA repair protein RecO, translated to MRYSGEPAYVLHARAYRETSVLVEVLTPHHGRLGLLARGVRGPKKHALKAALAPGQYIRFDAEQRGELARLIQAEALDSGISLAGERLLAAFYQNELTLRLAPRFDAQPELFVSFGRTRALLSAGAPIAWTLRRFERDLLDALGLAPDWAHDALGAFIENTMHYRFDFERGFVPRAADKYSADDGLVISGEALVALASDAQPDTHTSNAIRRLMRALILHQLGGKGLKSWDMLAELRQIQSS
- the era gene encoding GTPase Era; translation: MKSNSYRAGHVAVIGRPNVGKSTLINALVGTKVSITSDRPQTTRHRMLGIASFETGQLVLVDTPGLHAAQNKAMSRVLNRAARGALEGVDAAVLVVESGKWDSEDTLAYDALKSAGVPVVLIVNKTDRARDKADILPFLAEASEGRSFHSVHPISALKRKGLDALVETLISLVPEQDALYSEDDITDRSMRFMAAEFVREQLMRQLGAELPYATAVEIEQFEEDGAMFRIGAVILVERDSQKAIVIGQGGQRIREIGTKARIQMERTFDRKVFLQTFVRVRAGWSDDEAALRALGYQD
- the rnc gene encoding ribonuclease III — translated: MQQIDLIGHTFKDANLLTRALKHRSAGAEHNERLEFLGDSIVNFLVAEALFKKWPAADEGALTRMRADLVRESSLAAIARTLSLGDRLLMGPGEIRSGGFRRESILSDALEAIIGAIYLDAGIETCKQVVLPWFDPRIAALDPKGDIGKDAKTLLQEWLQARQRSLPVYTLMSETGEEHARTFFVRCQLDDGLFGEDSGKSRRQAETRAAERVLSQLIKS
- a CDS encoding DUF4845 domain-containing protein yields the protein MRRSQQGLSLTGFLVFLMVFGFIAWMVMKLLPAYLEYGKVKQSMKSVAQDSSVGSDASSIREALKKRFEVNDIEAVNPKDIQLRPENGERAMEYSYERRIPLVANIDLVTNFEIKEPSN
- the lepB gene encoding signal peptidase I; protein product: MRWFETILVVLTLATGIVWALDKFVWRKRRSTRSDLLADEKEPWVVETARSFFPVLALVLLLRTFVAEPFRIPSGSMIPSLQIGDFILVNKFSYGLRLPITNTKVLALGEPKRGDVVVFKFPGRDETDPEKGVDYVKRVIGLPGDKINYHMGILQVNGEPVSYTTKQVLEADQSGMMIPSELRIEALPGHAPHPILISRDSLLNGAMGDQDVIVPEGHYFVMGDNRDNSLDGRFWGMLPEANLRGRAMFVWMNFSNFKRIGTRVP